CCTATGTTAAGCGAAATAGTGAATGAACAGTTAATTCAAACGAAAATATCTGCAATAGATTGGAGAGATGCTATTAGGAAAAGTGCTGCTCCTTTAGTTTCGACAAAAAGGATAACAGCAAATTATGTTGAAGCAATGATTAAAAACTCGGAGGAGGGAAATCAATATATTGTTATTACTAAGCATGTTGCGTTACCACATGCTAGGCCAGAGGAAGGAGCAAAGAAAGTAGCTCTAGGAATAACCACATTAAAGGATCCTATTAATTTTGGTAATGAACAAAATGATCCTGTTAAATATATATTTTGCCTTAGTGCTATTGATAATAAAACTCATCTTAGAGCACTTTCTGAATTAGTAGAACTATTAGAAGATTCTGAATTTTATAGGATTTTAGATGAAGCTGACAATGCAAAAGAAATTATGGATTATATAAAAAAGAACGAGCCATTAGAAGAAAAGGATAGCGAATAAAAGTTAGACTATTTAATAAAAAATAAAAAAACAAGAGGAGAAAATTAGATTATGAAAAAAGGAATAGTAGTTTGTAGAACTGGTACCGGATCGAGCGTTATGTTGAAAATTCAAGCAGACAAGGTAATTAAGACAAATAATCTTCCAATTAGTTTAGAGCAAGCATCACTAGATGCAATTCCTGGTTTTAGCGGGGACTTAATAATTGCACTATCTGATGTAGCTGATGATTTAAGTGAAAAGCATCTTAAACAATATATTATCGGTATTAATAATATGATGAATAAAAATGAATTATTAGAAAAAATGAATATGTTTTTAACTGAAATAGAAGAGGAGAAATAACATGCAATTTTTTGTTAGTTTTTTTAGTAATCCAGCAGTTCTGTTAGGTGCGTTTGCTTTTATTGGATTAGTTTTAAATAAAGAAAAAACTTCAGCTGATGTAATAACAGGAACATTTAAAACAATAATAGGTTTCTTAATTTTTTCAATAGGTGGGGATGTAATTACTGCCAGTTTGCAAAATATCAACGCAATGTTTCAGGAAGGGTTTAATATTACTGGAGTAATTGCCTCTCCAGAAGCTGCTACAGCACTTGCGCAAGGTGAATATGGTTTTGTAGTATCTAGTGTTTTGATTTTCGGATATATTATGAATCTGTTCTTTGCTAGATTCACGCGCTTTAAGAATATTTTGTTTCATGGAGGGCACGCATTATTCACTGCTTCAGTATTAGGTTTAATAATGAAGTATTATGGATACTCTGACCTAGTTTCAATAATAGTTGGTGGAGTAATCTTAGGATTTTTGATGGCTTCACTACCTCAACTAACGGAACCATTTATGAGCGATATTACAGGTGATGAAGATCCAGGATTTGTAATTGGACACTTTAATATGATAGGGTACTCTCTTTCAGGTTATTTAGGAAAGCTATTTAGTAAGGATAAGGATAAGACCACAGAAAGTATTAAATTGCCAAAATTCTTATCTTTCTTTTCAGATTTTCTTAATGGTGTAGCTGTATTGATGCTTATTCTGTTTTACATTTCTGCACTGGCAGCAGGAAAAGAATTTACTCAAAATCTAGCCGGAACAGTTCATTGGTTAGTGTTTCCATTTATACAAGCATTTAGATTTACAGCAGGTATGTCAATTCTTATGACTGGTGTTAAGATGTTCCTAGCATCATTGACTGAAGCTTTTACTTCGATTTCTGATAAATATATTCCAGGAGCTAAACCAGCACTAGACGTTCCAACAATATTTCAATACGCACCTAATGCTGTTTTAGTAGGTTTTGTAGTTTCTTATACAGCAAGTTTACTAAGTTCTTTTGTAATGTCACTATTAGGGTTTTCCGTTGTCATGATACCAGCCGCACATATTTCATTTTTTTCTGGAGGTACAGCAGCAATTTTCGGAAATTCAACTGGAGGTTGGAAAGGTGCAGTATTAGGATCCTTTGTAATGGGATTATTACTCTCATTCCTACCACTACTTTTATATCCATTATTAGCAGAAATGGGAATTGAAGGATCAGCATTTCCTAATGTGGATTATAATATAATTGGATACTTACTACATAAAATTTTGAGTTGGATTCAATAATTAGGTATAACAACTAAATACCAACTTTAGTTGTTATATAAGTAATGGGTTCAATCAAATTTAAAGATAAGGAAGTGTATAAATGTTATTTAAAGGTTTAATAACTGCAATGGTAACCCCTTTTAAAAATAGTGGTTATGGAATTGAAGAAGATTCATTAGGAAAATTAATTGAATATTTAATAGAAAATAAGGTATCAGGTCTATTCATATTAGGAACCAATGGTGAATTTTACTCTATGACACAACAAGAAAAATTAGATTTAGTTAAGTTGACTGTCAAGATTGTAAATGGAAGAGTACCAATTTATGTGGGGGCTGGTTGTAATTCTACTATTGAGACAATTGAGTTATCAAAAAAAATGGAGGATTTAGGAGCTGATGTGCTTTCAATAATTACACCTTATTTTGCGAAATTAACAGATGAAGAAATGTATAATCATTATACATCAATAGCAGATGAAGTACATTTACCAATAATGCTTTATAATATACCGAAAAGAACTGGGAATAATCTTTCGCCTAAATTAGTATCAGATTTATCAAACATAACTAATATAAAAGGTATTAAAGATAGTAGTGGAGACTTAAGATTATTAAAGGATTATATTGAAATAACAAATGATAAAGATTTTTATGTTTTGTCTGGATCAGATGGGGTTATGTTAGATGGCTTTCATTTGGGAACATCAGGATCAGTTTCTGGAACCTCAAATGTAATTACAAAGACTGATAAAGCTATTTATGATAATTTTATTGCTGGAGATTATACTAAAGCAAAGGAGATGCAGAATAACATTCAACTTTTTAGAGAAACTAATCATTTAGCTACAGAACCCAGTGTAATTAAATACGCATTAGAACTACGAGGGATACCTGTTGGTCAAGCACGAAAACCGATAGTACCATTAGATGCAAAGATGAAACAGAAAGTAGCACAAGTCATTGATTTTTATAATGAATTGGAATCTAACTTATAATCGATAATATATGGGTCCAAAGTAACACTAATTGGGTAAAACTTTATCTAGTTATTTGCTTAATATCTAATCATTGGGTCAAATCAATAATTACCTGCTATAAATTCACACCTTTATGTACGCAAAAATGAAACTCCCTATTTAATATAGTTAATGATAACTTCTTAAAATATGGGAGTTCCAAATGCGTCATTACTTTTGGTGTCTTTAAACTTTCTTCAATGTTTTGTTGGATAATCTTTTTGTAATATTTATCAATCAGGGATGGATTAGTTCTCAGTAAAAGTTCTATGTAAAAAAATAATATAAAATCATAATTTTATGCAAAAAATCAACTGAAAGGGGTTGCAAATAAAAAAAGGATACGTTATAATCAAAATTGAAATAAGCGAAATTTTTTTACAGACATATGTAATCGATTACACATGATAAATACATACAATAATTTTGAAAGAGACAATAACTATGCAAAATCCTACCATTAAAGACATTGCCAACAAGGCTGGTGTATCAACTGCTTCAGTATCCCGTGTTTTAAATAAGACAGGGTATATTAGTGAGGACTTAGTAGAAAAAGTGATGAAAGCTGTCAATGAACTCAATTATATCCCTAATAATATAGCCAAGAGTTTAAAGGTCCAAAAAACTAATACCATTGGCGTAATTATTCAAGATATTAGTAACCCCTTTTTTATGAAAATTGCAAAAGGGATTGAAGACGTTTTACGACAGACGGAATATAATTTGTTGATCACCAGTGGCGAAGATAATCGTGAAAAAGAAGCTTCTCTTTTACGGATGTTTACTGAGAAAAGAGTGGACGGTCTGATACTTGCTTTATCTGAAAACCATGAAGATATGTTGAGTTCTGCATCTAAAAGTGGAATTCCAATATTATTGGTCGATAGAGAATTAAATTTAAATTTAGAAGTCGATAAAATAACTGAAAATAATTATCTAAGTGCTTATCATTTGACTGAAAAAATTATTAAAACTGGGGCAAAAAAAATTGGGGTTATATCTGGACTCCCAAATGTGTTAATAGCTCAAGAAAGATACCGAGGGTTTGTTAACTGTATAAATGATTATGGGTTACCTTTAACTTCAGATTTGATATTTGAAGGAGATTATTCTTTTGATTCTGGTAAAGATGCAATTAATTATTTTAGGAGCAAGAATCAGCTGCCGGACGCTATTATTTCATTAAACAATGCAATGACTAATGGAGCTGTAACTGAATTATTAAATCAATCTATCTTTGATATAATAATCGGATCATATGGAGAAATTGAGTTTCAAGAATACTTACCTGGGTTGAAAATTTTTTCGGTTATACAAGCCCCTTATCATCTTGGAAAATTAGCTGGTCAAATAATGTTAGAAAGAGTGATGCATACTGAATTAATAGAAAAACGATCTATTGTTCATACTAATAGTTATAACTGGTAATAGAAAGGACATTCTAAATGGAAATAAATATACAAGATACTTTAAAGCAAGCAATCATACAAGAGAGTGAATCTATTGCTTCTTTATCAAATATAATTGATGATTCTTTTGAAAAGGCTATCCTCGCAATAACTGAATGTAGTGGTAAAGTAGTAATTACTGGTGTTGGAAAATCTGGACATATAGGAAAGAAGATTGCAGCTACATTTTCAAGTACTGGAACTCCCTCTTTCTTCATGCATAGTACAGAAGGCTTACATGGAGATTTAGGTATGATAGAGAAAGAAGATATAGTTATACTAATATCTAACAGTGGAGAAACATCTGAGGTAATCAGTTTATTACCAACTATTAAAACTATTGGTTCACAAACTATTTCTATCACTTCCAACAATCAATCTACTCTAGCTAAATCGGTCGATTTCCCTTTGGCATATACTTATACCCATGAGGTTGACCACTTAAACTTAGCCCCAACAACTAGTTCAACAACAGTTCTAGTTATCGGAGATGCTTTAGCAGTAACTTTAAGTAAGATTAGAGAGTTTAGAGCTGAAGATTTCCATTTATATCATCCTGGAGGAAGTCTTGGAAGGCAGCTGAGTGAAAAGGAAGGTGAGAAATAATGACAATATTAGTGTTAGGTAGTTTTATGATGGATCATGTGGTAACAACAAAACGAGCACCTAAAAATGGTGAAACAATCGTAGGTAAGCAGTTTGAGATTTTTCCAGGTGGAAAAGGAGCTAATCAAGCAGTAGCAGCATCGCGGTTAGGTTTAAATGTAATCATGGCTGGAAAAGTAGGGTCAGATTATTATGGTGATGTCTTTATTAATCTTTTAGAAAAAGAAGGTATTGATGTAAGACATATTGTTAAAGATAAAGATAAATCGACTGGCGTTGGATTTGTGACAGTCGAAGAAAATGGTGATAATCGAATAATTGTAGTATTAGGTGCAAATCTTAGCTATGATTCACAAGATTTGTCAGAACTTGTTGTTGATATAGCGCCAGTAACACTAGCAATGTTTCAACTAGAAATGGATTTTGATTTAACTGAAGAAGCAATTAATGTATTCTATCAAAAACAAATTCCAGTTTTATTAAATCCGGCCCCTGCAAGAACATTATCTAATGATCTTTTATCAAAAGTTACTTACTTGACACCGAATGAAAGTGAATTGGAATTATTGACAGGCTATCAATTAAAGAATATGCAAGATGTCATTGAAGCAGCCAAAAGTTTACTAGACAAAGGTACAGAGAATGTGATTGTTACTTTAGGAGACAAAGGTGCATTGATTGTTAATAAAGAATTAGTTGAACTAGTTGATGGCTATACAGTTGAAGCTGTTGATACAGTAGCTGCTGGAGATGCCTTTAATGGAGCATTTGCTTATGCAATTTCTAGCGGCTATGAAATAATACAAGCTGTGAAATTCGCTAATGCAGTTGGCGCATTAACGATAACTAAAAAAGGTGCAATTCCTTCCATCCCAACTTATGAAGAAGTTCAGTCATTTATTGACCAAAAAGAATAAAGTACTGAAACGATACTAGGAACATATGTAATCGATTACACGATTGGAATTTAATAGAACAATGATAAGAGTGAAATTATAAATGTTAAAATTAATCCCAAAAACTTTGTCCCCAGATCTGTTAAAAATATTATGTGAAATGGGACATGGAGACACGATAGTAATTGCAGATGCGAACTACCCAAGTGCATCAAATGCAAAGCAATTAATTAGATGTGATGGAATAAGCGCGACACAAATGTTAAAAGATATTTTAACAGTGCTACCAATTGATAAAAGTTCAGAGTTACCAGTAAAATTGATGGAGGTTTCAGAAAGTGATAAACCACTTGAACCAGTGATATGGGACGAATTTTTGGAAATAATAGAAAAATCTGAGAAAAGAAAAGTGAAATTTGAATTCTTAGATCGATTTAAATTTTATGAGAGTGGGAAAGAAGCATATGCTATTGTAGCAACTGGAGAAACTGCATTGTATGGCAATATTATTTTAACTAAAGGTGTTGTTGAGTAATGGAAAGGGTGATTTGATAATGTTACTCGAAATGAAACAAATATCGAAAGAATTCCCTGGAGTTAAAGCTCTAAGTAACGTAGATTTTAATTTACAAAAAGGTGAAGTTCATGCACTTATGGGAGAAAATGGTGCTGGCAAATCGACTTTAATGAAAATTTTAACTGGTATCTATGACAAAACTAGTGGAGAAGTATTTATCGATGATAAACTGGTTGAGTTTAGTAATACAAGAGAAGCTCAAGAAGCGGGGGTAGTAATGGTCCATCAAGAACTTAATAATGCAAAAGATTTAACAGTAAGTGCTAATATTTTTCTTGGTAATGAACCTAAAAAAGGACTATTTATTGATGACAAAAAAATGATTGAAGATAGTAAAAAACTTTTTCAACAACTTGGAGTAAATATTGATCCAGAAATTAAGATTGATAAATTGACAGTTGGAGATGCTCAAATGGTTGAAATTGCAAAAGCAATTTCAATGGAAGCGAGGATAATAGTCTTTGATGAACCTACCGCAGCGCTTTCTCAGAAAGAAACTGAAAAACTATTCGAAACAATTAATTTATTGAAAGAAGATGGTGTAGGAATAATTTACATCTCACATCGTATGGAAGAAATAGGGATAATTTCTGATAGGGTAACTGTTCTTAGAGATGGCGAATACGTTGGGACTTTAACTACCAAAGAAACAAGTAGAAACCAAATTATAAAAATGATGGTTGGTAGAGAATTAGTAGAAGAAGTTAAAACTGAATCAAAAGTTTCAAAAGAAGCACCAATTATATTAGAAGTAAAGAATTTAAACGCAGATCCAATAGTTAAGAATATCAACTTTACATTACGCAGAGGGGAAATCTTAGGGTTTTCAGGTTTAATGGGTGCTGGGAGAACAGAAACAGCTAGAGCAATAATTGGAGCAGATCCTAAGCAGTCTGGGGATATACTGATTAACGGTAATGAAGTGAAAATTAATAATACTAGTGATGCTGCCAAATATAAGATTGGCTATATTTCAGAAGACAGACGTCGCTATGGGGTATTACTAGAGAAAACTATTGCAGAAAATATTTCATTAAACAATTTAGATCAGTTTGTTAAGTATGGTTTAATTGATGATAAAAAAACTATAGAGGTAGCAGATAAATATAGAAAAGCTCTAAACATTCGTTCTACCAGTGCGACACAGAAAGTAAAAAATTTATCTGGAGGAAATCAACAAAAAGTTGTTATAGCGAAATGGATATTAAAAGATTGCGATATACTAATATTTGATGAACCAACACGTGGTATTGATGTTGGAGCAAAATCAGAAATCTATGATTTGATTAATTATTATGCAGATGAAGGAAAAGCAATTATTATGATTTCGTCAGAGATGAATGAAATTTTACGATTGAGTGATAGAATTATCGTTTTTTGTGAAGGAGAAATAACAGCTGATATACCAATTGAAGAAGCCACACAAGAAATTATTATGGATTATGCCACTTTAAAAACTAGCTAAAAGGAGGATATTAATGAATAAAACAAAACTTAGTTTAAAGAAAATTTTTGCTTCACAACAATTTGTAGCAGCGGTTGCACTTATTATTTTATATTTGTTTTTCTATTATAATAGTGTGCCATTTAGATCGTTTACAACATTAACTAGTATTTTCGATTCTTCGTACTACTTAGGGTTTTTAGCAATTGGGGTTACATTTGTTATTGCAACTGGCGGTATTGATTTATCGTTGGGGACTGGAATGATAGCAGCTGCTATTACAGGAGGTGTTTTATACGAAAGATATAATGTTCCATTAGTTATCGCATTATTGGTAATTGTTTTATTTGGTATACTATTAGGTTTTTTCAATGGCTTGTTAGTAGCAAAACTTAACATGCCACCATTTATTGCAACTCTTGGGACTCAAATGGTTACTTTAGGTTATGGTTCAATGATTTCAAAAGTGCAAACTGTCAATTTTCCGTTAAGATCAAGTCCGGAAGGGTGGTATAAAAGTATTTTTAGGACTAATACAAATTTTCCGACAGGAATTATTGTATTATTGGTTTTAGTCGTTATTTCATCTTTATTTTTAAGTAGAACGAAACCAGGAAGATATATTTTATCTTTGGGTAGTAATGAGGAAGCGACTAGGTTATCAGGAATTGATACGGTTAAATATAAATGGATGGCTTATGTAATCAGTGGATTCTTTATTGGCTTAGCCGGAATTGCATATGCAGCCACATTTACTTCAGTTTTACCTGGTGAAGGGATGGGGATTGAAACAAATGCAATTGCTGGGGCGATTATTGGTGGAACATCAATGTCAGGTGGTATTGCGAGTGTAGGTGGTACAATTATAGGGGTCTTTATAATGACTGTTTTACAGACTGGACTTCCATACATTGGATTCCAACCACATTATCAAATTTTCATTACTG
This window of the Fundicoccus culcitae genome carries:
- the rbsK gene encoding ribokinase, whose product is MTILVLGSFMMDHVVTTKRAPKNGETIVGKQFEIFPGGKGANQAVAASRLGLNVIMAGKVGSDYYGDVFINLLEKEGIDVRHIVKDKDKSTGVGFVTVEENGDNRIIVVLGANLSYDSQDLSELVVDIAPVTLAMFQLEMDFDLTEEAINVFYQKQIPVLLNPAPARTLSNDLLSKVTYLTPNESELELLTGYQLKNMQDVIEAAKSLLDKGTENVIVTLGDKGALIVNKELVELVDGYTVEAVDTVAAGDAFNGAFAYAISSGYEIIQAVKFANAVGALTITKKGAIPSIPTYEEVQSFIDQKE
- a CDS encoding PTS sugar transporter subunit IIB, with translation MKKGIVVCRTGTGSSVMLKIQADKVIKTNNLPISLEQASLDAIPGFSGDLIIALSDVADDLSEKHLKQYIIGINNMMNKNELLEKMNMFLTEIEEEK
- a CDS encoding PTS ascorbate transporter subunit IIC, with translation MQFFVSFFSNPAVLLGAFAFIGLVLNKEKTSADVITGTFKTIIGFLIFSIGGDVITASLQNINAMFQEGFNITGVIASPEAATALAQGEYGFVVSSVLIFGYIMNLFFARFTRFKNILFHGGHALFTASVLGLIMKYYGYSDLVSIIVGGVILGFLMASLPQLTEPFMSDITGDEDPGFVIGHFNMIGYSLSGYLGKLFSKDKDKTTESIKLPKFLSFFSDFLNGVAVLMLILFYISALAAGKEFTQNLAGTVHWLVFPFIQAFRFTAGMSILMTGVKMFLASLTEAFTSISDKYIPGAKPALDVPTIFQYAPNAVLVGFVVSYTASLLSSFVMSLLGFSVVMIPAAHISFFSGGTAAIFGNSTGGWKGAVLGSFVMGLLLSFLPLLLYPLLAEMGIEGSAFPNVDYNIIGYLLHKILSWIQ
- a CDS encoding sugar ABC transporter ATP-binding protein, coding for MLLEMKQISKEFPGVKALSNVDFNLQKGEVHALMGENGAGKSTLMKILTGIYDKTSGEVFIDDKLVEFSNTREAQEAGVVMVHQELNNAKDLTVSANIFLGNEPKKGLFIDDKKMIEDSKKLFQQLGVNIDPEIKIDKLTVGDAQMVEIAKAISMEARIIVFDEPTAALSQKETEKLFETINLLKEDGVGIIYISHRMEEIGIISDRVTVLRDGEYVGTLTTKETSRNQIIKMMVGRELVEEVKTESKVSKEAPIILEVKNLNADPIVKNINFTLRRGEILGFSGLMGAGRTETARAIIGADPKQSGDILINGNEVKINNTSDAAKYKIGYISEDRRRYGVLLEKTIAENISLNNLDQFVKYGLIDDKKTIEVADKYRKALNIRSTSATQKVKNLSGGNQQKVVIAKWILKDCDILIFDEPTRGIDVGAKSEIYDLINYYADEGKAIIMISSEMNEILRLSDRIIVFCEGEITADIPIEEATQEIIMDYATLKTS
- a CDS encoding RbsD/FucU family protein, which gives rise to MLKLIPKTLSPDLLKILCEMGHGDTIVIADANYPSASNAKQLIRCDGISATQMLKDILTVLPIDKSSELPVKLMEVSESDKPLEPVIWDEFLEIIEKSEKRKVKFEFLDRFKFYESGKEAYAIVATGETALYGNIILTKGVVE
- a CDS encoding KpsF/GutQ family sugar-phosphate isomerase — protein: MEINIQDTLKQAIIQESESIASLSNIIDDSFEKAILAITECSGKVVITGVGKSGHIGKKIAATFSSTGTPSFFMHSTEGLHGDLGMIEKEDIVILISNSGETSEVISLLPTIKTIGSQTISITSNNQSTLAKSVDFPLAYTYTHEVDHLNLAPTTSSTTVLVIGDALAVTLSKIREFRAEDFHLYHPGGSLGRQLSEKEGEK
- the dapA gene encoding 4-hydroxy-tetrahydrodipicolinate synthase; this encodes MLFKGLITAMVTPFKNSGYGIEEDSLGKLIEYLIENKVSGLFILGTNGEFYSMTQQEKLDLVKLTVKIVNGRVPIYVGAGCNSTIETIELSKKMEDLGADVLSIITPYFAKLTDEEMYNHYTSIADEVHLPIMLYNIPKRTGNNLSPKLVSDLSNITNIKGIKDSSGDLRLLKDYIEITNDKDFYVLSGSDGVMLDGFHLGTSGSVSGTSNVITKTDKAIYDNFIAGDYTKAKEMQNNIQLFRETNHLATEPSVIKYALELRGIPVGQARKPIVPLDAKMKQKVAQVIDFYNELESNL
- a CDS encoding ABC transporter permease — its product is MNKTKLSLKKIFASQQFVAAVALIILYLFFYYNSVPFRSFTTLTSIFDSSYYLGFLAIGVTFVIATGGIDLSLGTGMIAAAITGGVLYERYNVPLVIALLVIVLFGILLGFFNGLLVAKLNMPPFIATLGTQMVTLGYGSMISKVQTVNFPLRSSPEGWYKSIFRTNTNFPTGIIVLLVLVVISSLFLSRTKPGRYILSLGSNEEATRLSGIDTVKYKWMAYVISGFFIGLAGIAYAATFTSVLPGEGMGIETNAIAGAIIGGTSMSGGIASVGGTIIGVFIMTVLQTGLPYIGFQPHYQIFITGFVIIGAVLVDVIKNKNTR
- a CDS encoding LacI family DNA-binding transcriptional regulator, coding for MQNPTIKDIANKAGVSTASVSRVLNKTGYISEDLVEKVMKAVNELNYIPNNIAKSLKVQKTNTIGVIIQDISNPFFMKIAKGIEDVLRQTEYNLLITSGEDNREKEASLLRMFTEKRVDGLILALSENHEDMLSSASKSGIPILLVDRELNLNLEVDKITENNYLSAYHLTEKIIKTGAKKIGVISGLPNVLIAQERYRGFVNCINDYGLPLTSDLIFEGDYSFDSGKDAINYFRSKNQLPDAIISLNNAMTNGAVTELLNQSIFDIIIGSYGEIEFQEYLPGLKIFSVIQAPYHLGKLAGQIMLERVMHTELIEKRSIVHTNSYNW